A section of the Rhizobium sp. BT03 genome encodes:
- a CDS encoding LacI family DNA-binding transcriptional regulator: MRRPTISDLARASGVSIATVDRVLNARHRVREETARRVYDAAQEIGYHAVGLIRQRVFEDLPQYKLAFLLQKPTQAFYQSFVREIETAARLVTSARIQTQIDFPSAATPAAIVEKIRMLGARNQAVALVGPDYPAVTTAVEELKERGIPVFSLLSDLATGVRDAYVGVNNRKVGRTAAWAIARTARKPGKVACFVGSHRFHGHELREIGFRSYFRENAPEFDVLDTLINLETAEITHEATLTLLQKHPDLVGLYVCGGGMEGAISAIREESLGGRIVLVVNELTPDSKAGLADDIVAMAIGTPLPALCKELIALMTSAIENSETAVPGQFFLPFDIHISENI; encoded by the coding sequence ATGCGCCGCCCCACCATATCCGATCTTGCCCGCGCCTCCGGCGTCAGCATCGCCACCGTCGACCGGGTTCTCAATGCCCGCCACCGCGTGCGGGAGGAAACGGCGCGGCGGGTCTATGACGCGGCGCAGGAGATCGGCTACCATGCCGTCGGTCTCATCCGGCAGCGCGTCTTCGAGGATCTGCCGCAATACAAGCTGGCTTTTCTGCTGCAGAAACCGACGCAGGCCTTCTACCAGAGCTTCGTGCGCGAGATCGAAACCGCAGCGCGGCTGGTGACGAGCGCGCGCATCCAGACGCAGATCGATTTTCCTTCAGCCGCGACGCCGGCGGCGATCGTCGAGAAGATCAGGATGCTCGGCGCCCGCAACCAGGCCGTTGCGCTCGTCGGCCCGGATTATCCGGCGGTGACGACGGCGGTCGAGGAGCTGAAGGAGCGCGGCATTCCCGTCTTCTCGCTGCTCTCCGATCTCGCCACCGGCGTGCGTGACGCCTATGTCGGCGTCAACAACCGCAAGGTCGGCCGCACCGCCGCCTGGGCGATCGCGCGCACGGCGCGCAAGCCCGGCAAGGTCGCCTGTTTCGTCGGCAGCCACCGTTTCCACGGCCATGAACTGCGGGAAATCGGCTTCCGTTCCTATTTCCGCGAGAATGCACCTGAGTTTGATGTCCTGGATACGCTGATCAACCTCGAAACCGCTGAAATCACTCATGAGGCGACGCTGACGCTGCTGCAGAAACATCCCGATCTCGTCGGCCTTTATGTCTGCGGCGGCGGCATGGAGGGCGCGATCTCGGCGATCCGTGAGGAAAGTCTCGGCGGCAGGATCGTTCTCGTCGTCAACGAGCTGACGCCCGACAGCAAGGCCGGGCTTGCCGACGATATCGTCGCCATGGCGATCGGCACGCCCCTGCCCGCACTGTGCAAGGAGCTGATAGCGCTGATGACGAGCGCAATCGAAAACAGCGAAACGGCCGTTCCCGGCCAGTTCTTCCTACCCTTCGATATCCATATCTCGGAGAACATCTGA